From Aquabacter sp. L1I39, the proteins below share one genomic window:
- a CDS encoding fumarylacetoacetate hydrolase family protein has product MKLLRYGPEGQEKPGLLDAEGRVRDLSGVVTDITGSHLSQEGLAKLAALDVTLLPVVEGRPRYGAPVAGVSKFIAIGLNFSDHAAESNLPIPSEPVVFAKATSCIQGPNDDVIIPRGSTKTDWEVELGIVIGSRASYVEEDEALAHVAGYVLVNDVSEREYQVERGGTWDKGKGCDTFGPIGPWLVTADEVGDVQSLGMWLDVNGKRMQTGNTATMIFDVKTIVSYVSRFMTLLPGDIITTGTPPGVGLGMKPEPVYLKAGDVMTLGIDKLGQQQQTCVAWEKK; this is encoded by the coding sequence GTGAAACTCCTGCGCTATGGCCCCGAGGGCCAGGAAAAGCCCGGTCTCCTCGACGCGGAGGGGAGGGTCCGCGACCTCTCCGGCGTGGTAACCGACATCACCGGCTCCCACTTGTCACAGGAGGGCCTTGCCAAGCTCGCCGCACTGGACGTGACCCTCTTGCCGGTGGTGGAGGGCCGCCCGCGTTATGGCGCGCCAGTGGCCGGCGTCTCCAAATTCATCGCCATTGGCCTGAACTTTTCCGACCACGCCGCGGAATCCAACCTCCCCATTCCCAGCGAGCCGGTGGTGTTCGCTAAGGCCACCTCCTGCATCCAGGGGCCGAACGACGACGTGATCATTCCGCGCGGCTCCACCAAGACCGATTGGGAGGTCGAACTTGGCATCGTGATTGGCAGCCGAGCCTCCTATGTGGAGGAGGACGAGGCCCTGGCCCATGTTGCCGGCTATGTCCTCGTCAACGACGTCTCGGAGCGTGAATACCAGGTCGAGCGTGGCGGCACCTGGGACAAGGGGAAGGGATGCGACACCTTCGGTCCCATCGGTCCCTGGCTGGTGACGGCGGACGAGGTCGGCGATGTGCAGAGCCTCGGCATGTGGCTTGATGTCAACGGCAAGCGCATGCAGACCGGCAACACCGCCACCATGATCTTCGATGTGAAGACCATCGTCAGCTATGTGTCCCGGTTCATGACGCTCCTGCCCGGGGACATCATCACCACCGGCACCCCTCCTGGCGTGGGTCTCGGGATGAAGCCTGAGCCGGTCTACCTGAAAGCAGGCGACGTCATGACCCTCGGTATCGACAAACTCGGTCAGCAGCAGCAGACCTGCGTCGCGTGGGAGAAGAAGTGA
- a CDS encoding IclR family transcriptional regulator, with protein sequence MRGLDVLEAIAEGATDLAALAARLASTRTTTHRLASALVARRYLNFTSGGGYSLGPKLVELGFQARSKMPLHQAAHAHLAQLAESTLDTVQLGVLDEGAVFYIDKVPGQRRFEVRSNIGDRRHVWATGLGKALVLDMTEAQWRTFIGKGRPKDEPLSEAAQEEWLAQMRTYARTGVAFDLGETEPELRCVAAPIRDASGAIIAAVSVSSFTPYMQATRMKELSQEVRDTAAAISTALGWRKGSGTASI encoded by the coding sequence ATGCGCGGCCTCGACGTGCTGGAGGCCATTGCCGAAGGTGCCACCGATCTTGCCGCCTTGGCGGCACGCCTGGCTTCCACCCGGACCACCACGCATCGGCTGGCATCTGCCTTGGTGGCCCGGCGCTATCTCAATTTCACGTCGGGCGGCGGCTATAGCCTTGGTCCAAAGCTCGTGGAACTGGGCTTTCAGGCGCGCAGCAAGATGCCTCTCCACCAAGCGGCCCATGCCCATCTGGCTCAACTGGCCGAGAGTACCCTCGACACGGTGCAGTTGGGCGTCCTTGATGAAGGCGCGGTGTTCTATATCGACAAGGTCCCCGGCCAGCGCCGCTTCGAGGTGCGCTCCAACATCGGTGACCGTCGTCACGTCTGGGCGACGGGCCTCGGCAAGGCTCTGGTGCTCGACATGACAGAGGCGCAATGGCGCACGTTCATCGGCAAGGGCCGGCCGAAGGATGAGCCCCTGTCCGAAGCGGCCCAGGAGGAGTGGCTCGCCCAGATGCGCACCTATGCCCGCACCGGCGTCGCCTTCGATCTCGGCGAGACCGAGCCGGAATTGCGCTGCGTGGCGGCACCCATTCGGGACGCCAGCGGCGCCATTATCGCGGCAGTCAGCGTCTCAAGCTTCACGCCCTATATGCAGGCCACGCGCATGAAGGAACTCTCGCAGGAAGTGCGGGACACCGCTGCCGCCATCAGCACCGCCCTCGGCTGGCGCAAAGGGTCGGGCACGGCATCCATTTGA
- a CDS encoding ferredoxin family protein, with amino-acid sequence MTARVEEKLFQNRYLVDVGRPHIKILPHETPSANLLAMTRLCPAGCYATTDSGQVEVVPDGCFECGTCRVLCEPSGEIEWNYPRGGFGVLFKFG; translated from the coding sequence ATGACCGCACGGGTTGAGGAAAAGCTGTTCCAGAACCGGTATCTCGTGGATGTGGGCCGCCCCCACATCAAGATCCTGCCCCATGAGACGCCCTCGGCGAACCTGCTCGCCATGACGCGCCTGTGCCCGGCGGGCTGCTATGCCACCACTGATTCCGGCCAGGTGGAAGTGGTGCCCGACGGCTGCTTTGAATGCGGCACCTGCCGGGTGCTGTGCGAGCCCTCCGGCGAAATCGAGTGGAACTATCCGCGCGGCGGGTTCGGGGTGCTGTTCAAGTTCGGCTAG